A stretch of DNA from Rhizobium sp. EC-SD404:
AATCTCGCTCGTGCTGTCCGCAGGGCTTGCGGCTGCTGCTGATGTGACATTGCGCGTCGGAACGGTCTACCAGACGACCCATACGATCTCCCAGGGCAGCGCCGAGTTCGAGCGCCTCGTCGAAGAGAAGTCGGATGGCGCCATCGACGTTCAGGTCTTCTACGCGGAGGAACTCGGTTCCGAACGCGAGATGGCCGAGATGACGCGTGCCGGTGGTCTCGAGATGGTGCTGAGCGGTCTGCCGGGCACCGGTTCCTTCGTCCCCCAGCTTGAGGTGATGGAGGCCTTCTACACCTACACGGACGTAGAAGATCTCGCGAATGTCTTCAATGCGATCTCAGACGACCTGAACGCCTTCATGGAGCCGCAGGGCTTCCATCTCGTCGGCACCATGTACCAGGGCCCACGCAATCTTCTTTCGAAAACCCCGGTGCGCTCGCTTGAAGACATGGCCGGGCTGAAGCTGCGCATTCCGCAGACGCCTCTCTTCGTCGCGCTGGCCCAGACCTGGGGTGCGACGCCCACGGCCATCAGCCTTGGCGAAGTCTACACCTCGCTTGAATCGGGTGTAATCGACGCTGTCGACGGTACTTCGGAAACGATCGTGTCGAGCAAGTTCTTCGAACGGGCCGGCTATCTCACGCTGACCCGTCACAACTTCTATCCGCAGCCGATGGTGGCCAACAAGGCATGGTGGGATGGTCTCAGCGACGAGCACCGCCAGATCATCGAGGAAGCTGCGGCCGAAGCCGGCGAGTTCCAACTCGGACTTCACAAGGCGGCCGACGAAGCTGCCATGCAGGCCATGGTCGATGGCGGCGTCGAGATCATCGAAGTCGATATCGCACCGTTCCGCGAGCCTGTGCTGGCGGCGATGGACGAGTATGTGAAGAGCAAGGGTGACGACGTCTACGCCGTCTACCAGAAGATGCTCGAAGCATCGAGCGCCGAGTAATTTGAAGAGTGAGGCCGGGGATGACAAGCGCTTATATCAAAACTCTTGAAACGCTCATCATTCTCGGCCTTGTCGCCATGGTGAGCCTGACGCTGAGCTCGACGTTGATCCGGCTCATTCCGGGTCAGGGCGGCATTTATTGGGCTGAAGAAGTCAGCCGCTACATCAGCATCTGGGTCGTGTTCCTAGCCGGAGGTCTCGGCATCCGGTACTGGATCCACCTGAACGTCGATATCTTCGTGATCATGTTGCCGGGACGCGCTCAGAACTGGCTGATGATCTTCTGCCTCGGCTTGATGCTGCTGTTCGAAGGCGTTCTCCTTTGGTTCGGAGGAACGCTGACGATCTCGAACCACGCCCAGCAGTCCGCCTCTCTCCAGATGCCCATGAGCTATGCCTACGCCGCGATTCCGGTCGGCGCAGTCATCATGATCGGTGAGACGCTCCGCCTGATCTGGCGCGAGTACACGTCTCAGCCGCGAGAATTCTTCGAGGCGGACTGAGCGTTTCGTCTGCTGCTTGCCAAGGCTTGTCTCATGATTCCTGTTCTTTTCAGTTCGTTTCTCATTCTGCTTCTGATTGGCGTACCGATCGCTTTTTCCATCGGTCTTGCATCGCTGCTTCCCATTTATCTCGAAGGCAATCTGCCGCTGTCGCTCGTGATCAGCCGGATGTTCGGCGGGATCGATTCCTTCCCGCTGATGGCGATCCCGTTCTTCATCCTGACGGGCACCTTGGCGAACGCTTGCAAGATGACCGACAAGATCATGGATCTTGCCGCGTTCATGGTCGGTCGCATGCGCGCCGGCCTCGCGCACTGCGATATCATCGCGTCCATTCTATTCGGTGGCATCACAGGTTCCGCCGTTGCCGACGCTGCTTCGCAGGGTTCCGTTCTGATCCCGAGCATGAAGGCCCATGGCTATCCCGCCGGCTATGCGGCCGCGGTGACGAGCTCGTCATCGGTGATGGGGTCGATCATCCCGCCCAGCACGCTGATGATCATCTATGGCTATTTGACCGGCGTCTCGACCGGCAAGCTCTTTCTCGGCGGCGTCATTCCGGGGATCCTCGTCGGATTGACCCTGATGCTCGTCGCGCATCTCGAAGCGGTCCGTCTCGGCATCGGCGTCGACCATGACGCTCGCAAGCGCGACTGGGGCAATTTCCTGAAGGTGCTGCGCGGTTCGGGCCCCGCCATGCTGATTCCGATCATCATTCTCGGCGGCATCACGGGGGGCTTTTTCACGCCAACCGAAGCAGGCGTCATCGCCATCGGGACGATCCTTATCCTCGGTACGTTCGTCTATGGTGGTTTTACCTGGGAGAGACTGCGCAAGGCTTTGTTGAACGCCGGCTTCACCACCGCGATGGTGATGCTAATCCTGGCCACATCGACGGTCTTCGCGAACCTGATGACCCGGGCTCGCGTTCAGGCCGAGATGATCGAGTTCTTGCAAAGCGTCACGGTCGTTCCGGAACTGCAGATGGCGCTGGTGATCGTTGCGCTGCTCGGTCTCGGCCTGTTCATCGATGCGACTGCCGTTCTCATCATGTTTGCCGCACCTTTGGCGGCGGTCAGCGCTGGGCTTGGCTACGATCCGATCCACGCCGGCATCGTCTTCGTGATCGCATGCCTCATCGGCGGCCTCACGCCGCCCGTCGGGACGCTTCTCTTTATAGGCGCGGGGATAGCCAGGATCAGTATCGCGGAGGCGTCGAAGTCGATCCTGCCCTTCGTCGTCGCCCTGATCATCGCGACCTTCGTGTTCATGCTGGTTCCGCCGCTGGTCACCTGGCTGCCCAATCTCGCGTTCGACTGATACGCGATGGCGCGCCGCCCGAAGCGGCGCGCGTTTCGGATTGAAGTCTCGAAGGAATCCAAATGCTGAAATTCGGTGTGTGTGGCACGGCTTTCTGGGCCGACAATGTCCATGTTCCTGGCTTGCTTGCCAACGAGGATGTGGAACTGGTCGGGGTCTGGGGTCGCGATGCCGGCAAGCGGGATGATCTTGCGTCGAAACATGGGCTGCGCTCCTTCGCCAGCTTCGAGGCGCTGTGCGATGAGGTCGATGCGCTGTCCTTCGCCGTCCCGCCGACTGCCCAGGCAGAACTGGCGCCTCAGGCGATTGCGCGAGGTCTGCACGTCATTCTCGAAAAGCCGCTTGGCCCCAGCCTCGATGAGGCCAACGCGATCGTCGAAGGCATCCGCAGTCGCGGCACATCGGCTGTCTGTTTTCTGACACGCATGTTCGTCGACGAAGTGGTCGACTTCGTCTCCGAGGCCCGCAAACTGCAGCCCGTCAAAGGTGAGGCGAGCTTTCGCTCCAATGCCCTGCTGCAAGGACCATATGCGTCGTCCTCCTGGCGCCAGGAACGGCATGGTGCGTTGCTGGACGCGGCGCCCCACGGCATGTCGGTGCTCGTTGCTGCATTGGGTCCGATCACGGACGTGTCGGCGGAATGGGCGGGCGATGGCACCTACTCGCTGTTCTTCAAGCACGCCGGCGAGGTGACCTCGACGCTCGATCTGAATTTGCGCGATACCGAAGTTCAGTTCGCCGAGCGCTACGCGTTCGCCAATGACCGCAGCGTTTCACTGCCGAAGCTTGCCTATGATCGCAAAGCGACCTTCACCCGCGCCAGCGAAGTTCTGGTCGAGCAGGTCAAGCTTGGCAGCGAGCAAGCGCAGAGCCAGCTTGGCCTCGCTCTTCACCTCGTGGCGGTCGCAGCGGCGGCGCAGAAGAGTTTGGCGATCGGAGGCAACTTTCAGAAAGTCGCGCCAACCGACCATCGTCTTGAAGGAGCGGTGAATGGCTGAGGATCTCGCCTACGGCCGCTTGCTTGCCCAGTTCGCCACGCAGTGGCGCACGCGGGCCATGAGCGATGAGGTCGCTCTCAAGACGAGGCTCCACATCATCGACACGATCGCGGCGATCGTCTCCGGCTCTGCGCTGGAAGCTGGCCGGGCAGGGCGGCGATACGTGGAGTCTTTGGGTGGGCGGGAAGTCGCATCCGTGATCGGCACATCGATCAAGGCACCCATCATCGAGGCCGCGCTCGCCAACGGCATGGCTGCCCACGCGGACGAGTCCGACGACTCCCACGAGACGAGCCAGACCCATCCCGGCTGTGGTGTCTTGCCAGCCGTGCTCGCCGTTGCCGAAGAGGTCGGTTCGACGGGCCAGGAATTCATCGAGGCCGTCAATCTCGGCTATGAAATGACCATCCGGTTCGGCGAGGCGATGGCGCCGGCCATGAGCTTTGCGAAATCTTCGCTGTCCTGCCACGCATTCGGCCCGCTGTTCGGAGCGGGGTTTGCTGCTGGCTACCTGATGCGCTTCGATGAGGAGAAATACCTCATCCTGCTCAACTATCTTGCCCAGGAAGCATCCGGCCTGACGACATGGCGACTGGATGAAGCGCACACGCTGAAGAGTTACGTCTTCGCCGGCATGCCGGCCAGCAATGGCGTGAAGGCCGCGGCGTTCGTGCGGTCGGGCTTCACGGGCAGCGGCGATGTCCTCAACCCGGCAAACCGCAATTTCTTCGACGCTTTCTCCGACGCCATGAAGCCCGAGAAACTCTACGAAAATCTCGATGGCCCTTGCCGTATTCTGGAGACGGACTTCAAGAAATACAGCGTCGGGTTTCCAATCGCCGCGCCGATCTCGGCGCTCGAAAGCATCCTCGATCAGCATGCGGTCAAGCCTGGCGACATCCAGGCGATCCGGATTCGATATCTCGACGACTGGTACAAGGTGATCGGTGACGAGAACCGCATGCCGGATCTGAACCTGCGTTATTGCATGGCCGTCACGATCCTGGATGGCGCTTTGACATTTGCGGCCGCGCATGACGAACAGCGGATGCTGGACCCTGGCGTGCGCGCGCTTGGCGAAAGGATCAGTTTTCTGCCTGCGGAGCCCGGCCAGGATCGCTTCGAGGCACGTCTGGAAGTGGACGTTTCAACGGAAACACTGACCGCGTCCCAGGGCCTCTTCGTGCTCGGTCGGAAGGAAAATCCGATGAGCGTCGAGCAGGTGCACGAGAAGGCGCGCGAGCTGCTGGAAATGGTTCTGGACGCCGATGAGGCGCAATCCGTGATCGATCACGTCCATGCTCTGTCTGAGGCACCTGACATCTCCGCCCTCATCAGAACGATGACCGTCTGCCGTTAAGCGTTAGATGTCCGTCGTGCGGGGAGCCCCGGTCGAAGACCGGATGACCAATTGTGCGTTGACGCGGATCGGGAGCGCGATCTCTTCCCCGTCGAGCACGTTCATCACATAGTTCGCGATCACTTGCCCCATCTCACGGCTGGGAACGTCGACGGTGGTGAGCGGCGGATCCACATGGCGCGCAAGTTCGATATCGTCGAAACCGGATATCGAGATATCCGATGGCACCGACAGGCCCTGCGCCTTCGCCTCGATGACCGCGCCGGATGCGAGGTAGTCGTTGGTGCAGATCACGGCGGTCGGCCGCATCGGCTCTTCGATGATCGCGCGCATGCCTTCGCGACCGCAGCCGATCGTCCACTGCGGAACGATCTTGAAATGTTGCGGGCGAACGGCGATGCCTTCCTTGGCCAGCGTATCCTGAATGCCGTTGATGCGCAGACGGATGCGGTCGTTATGGGCGTAGTTGGCGGCGATCACGCCGAACGAGCGATGGCCGAGATCGATCAGATACCGCACCATGTTCGACATCTCGTCGTAATTGTCGATGCCGATGCAGTTCGTGCGTCCGAAAGCGCCGGTGGTGTAGACGATGACGTGCAGCACCTTGCGCTGTTCCAGCATCGTGAACAGTTCCTGGGGGTGGTCTTCGCCCATGATCACCAGGCACTCGACGCCGTTCTGGACCATCTTCGCCGCTTGATCGAGCGTTCTGGCCTCCGAAGCATCGGGACGGCCGAGCAGCAGCGTGTAGCCGCCTGAACCGAGCGCCTGCTGCAGGGATTCCAGCATCGTCGCGATGGTCTGGTGACCGAGCGTCGGGATGAGGGCGCCGATCGTGCGCGTCCGCTGGCTGGCGAGCGCCTGCGCCGCGCCATGGGGGATCCAGCCAAGCTCGGCGATGGCAGCTTCGACGCGGCGCCGCGTCTTCTCCGTCACGGTGCTTGGCGCGTTGATGACGCGAGAGGCTGTCGCGGTCGACACTTTCGCCAGGCGCGCCACATCCTCGAGCTTGACGCCGGCCTGCGTCGAGCGCCGCGAACGCGTCTTCCGGACTTGCTTGGCTTCTTCTGCCGTATCGCTCAAACGCTCGATCCCCTTTGCTCCGCCTGCGGCGGCACCGCCAAGTCGCGGTCATCTTTCACGTCGGCCTGTCGTTGCCCGATCAACAGCATTTTGCGCGCCGCAGCAGCGGCACCGAACCCGTTGTCTATATTGACCGTCACGATGCCTGGCGCACAAGATGCGAGCGCGGAAGTCAATGCGGCATGTCCGCCTGCCGACACGCCATAGCCGACGGAAGTGGGTACGGCGATGACCGGTGCTTGAACCAACCCGGCCAGAACGCTGAACAAGGCCCCCTCCATCCCAGCGACTGCAATGATCAGCCGGTACGATCGGATTTCATCGATGCGGTCGAGAAGCCGCCATAGGCCTGCGACGCCGACATCGGCAAAAAGCTTCGAGCGGTGGCCAAAAAACTCCAGCGATCGAAGCGCTTCCCACGCCACCGGCATGTCGGACGTCCCGGCTGCGACGACGGCGACGTCCAGGCTCTTGCTCAGCGTCGGTTCGCCGGAGCCGATCCGAGCGGTCGATGACGCGCGATCGTATCGCAGCCGGAGACCCAGCTTCGACAGTGCCTCGGCCTTGTCGGGGTCCAGCCGGGTGATCAGCGCGCTGTCGCGCCGCTCTTTGATCTCGCTCAGAATGTCCGCCAGTTGTTCGATGCTTTTGCCCGACGCGAAGATGGCTTCCGCAATGCCGGTTCTGGCCTCGCGATCGCGGTCGATCAGGTGTTCCGCCGGACGGTCGTTTGGCATCGGTTCGTTCGCGCGATTTTCCGTGATCGGCACTGCGGCTCCTTGCGGTTGACGATGGACAAGACGATTTCGATCCCCTATAGCAAACACAATTGTAAGCGCTTACGTTTCCGATGTCGACTGATCTCTTAATAGGGTGAGAACTGAAAAAGATGAGCAAAGCCAAGGGTATGCGCAAGGGGTTGGCCGGGTATGGCGATGCGGGCTTTTCCCTTTTCCTGCGAAAGGCTTTCATCAAGGCGATGGGCTATTCCGACGATGCCCTTGACCGTCCGATCATCGGTATCACCAACACCTATTCCGGCTTCAATGCGTGCCACCGCAATGTGCCCGACATGATCGAGGCGATCAAACGCGGCGTCATGCTGGCCGGCGGGCTCCCGGTCGATTTCCCCGTGATTTCGATGCACGAGGCGTTCACCAATCCGACCAGCATGTATGTGCGCAATCTCATGGCCATGGATGCCGAAGAGATGATCCGGGCGCAGCCGATGGATGCAGTCGTGCTGATCGGTGGGTGCGACAAGACCGTGCCGGCGCTGCTCATGGGCGCGGCGAGTGCGGATGTCCCCGCCATCATGACCGTGACCGGTCCGATGATCACCGGCAGCCACAAGGGCGAGCGGCTTGGCGCCTGCACCGACTGCAGGCGTCTTTGGGGCCAGCACCGCGCCGGCGAGATCGACGAGGCAGAGATCGAGGAAATCAGCGGCAAGCTGGCTCCCGGCGCCGGCACCTGCATGGTGATGGGCACGGCAAGCACGATGGCGCTGGTGACTGAAGCCATGGGCATGATGCTTCCCGGCGGTGCGTCGATCCCGGCGGTCCATGCCGATCGCATGCGCCATGCGGAAGCAACAGGCGCGCGCGCCGTGGAAATTGCAGCCGAGAACCTGCGTCCATCGGCGATCATGAACAAGGCGTCGATGCGCAATGCCATGCGCGTGCTCCAGGCGGTCGGCGGCTCGACCAACGGCGTGGTCCATCTCGCCGCCATCGCCGGTCGTCTTGGATTCGATTTCGATCTGGAAGACCTCGATCAACTGGGCGCCGAGACGCCGGTGCTGGTCGACCTCAAGCCTTCGGGTCAGCATTACATGGAGGATCTCTTCCGGGCGGGCGGGCTGACCACCGTTTTGCGCGAGATCCAGGATCTGCTCGATCAGGACTGCATGACCATTACCGGACGCACGCTTCGCGACAACATCGAAGCGCAGCCGCCGACCTGGAAGCAGGATGCCGTGCGTCCGATCTCGGACCCGATCCACCAGGGCGGCGGGATCCGCCTGCTGCGCGGAAATCTTGCGCCCAATGGCGCCATCATCAAGCAGGCGGCCGCGACGAAATCGCTCCTGAAGCACAAGGGCCGTGCGGTTGTCTTCACGTCGCTTGCAGACATGGCGGATCGCCTGGATTCACCGGATCTCGATGTTGCCGCCGACGATGTTCTCGTCTTACAAAATGCCGGCCCGAAAGGTGCGCCCGGCATGCCTGAAGCGGGCTATATCCCGATCCCGAAGAAGCTGGCAGCCCAAGGCGTCAAGGACATGGTGCGATTGTCCGATGCGCGCATGAGCGGCACTGCCTTCGGCGCAATCGTCTTGCACATCTCGCCTGAAGCAGCGGCAGGCGGCCCGCTTGCGCTGGTGCGGGATGGCGATGAAATCGAACTCGATGTGGAAGCCGGACGCCTGTCGCTGCACGTCACCGACGAAGAGCTTGAGCGCCGCAAGGCGGAATGGTCGCCGCCATCGCACGTGAAGGCCGAACGCGGCTACGCGAAACTCTACTACGACGAAGTGCTCCAGGCCGAGGACGGCTGCGACTTCAACTTCCTGCGCGCCAAGCCACGCAGTTTGCACGACTGAGGATACCGTCATGGCGAGCGCACAGTTTCCCGAGCTGAGGTTCAAGCATCTTGAGGACGTCGTCCTGCCGAAGGTTGCGCGCGTCCGTCTGCGTCATCCGGCCGGCGATCCGATAGCCGATGTGGCGGGTGCCGCAGCGAAGGCAATACGCTCCTCAGCTCGCCTGAACGCCATGCCGGCGGGAAGCGTGATCGCCGTCGCACTGGGCAGCCGTGGGATCAACAGCATCCCGACGGTCGCCCGCACTGTGATCGACACGCTGAAGGCGATGGGCCACGTACCTTTCGTCGTTCCGGCGATGGGGAGCCATGGGGGCGGCACGGCTGAAGGCCAGGTAAAGGTGCTCGCCAATCTCGGTTTGACGCCCGAAGCGCTTGGTTGCGAGATAAGGGCAACGATGGATGTCGTCGACTACGGCGAGACCGCAGACGGGGCGCGCTGCAAGTTCGACAAGAATGCAGCAGGCGCCGATGCGGTCGTGGTGATCAACCGCGTGAAATCCCATACGACCTTCGATCGGCCGATCGAAAGCGGGCTGGTCAAGATTACGGCCGTCGGCCTCGGTAAAGCGGACGGAGCGCGGGCCGTCCATCGCACCGGCCCGCCGGCCCTGAGTGAGACATTGCCGGCGCTCGCAAAGATCGCGCTGGAGCGCTCGCCCATCGCCTTCGGCATCGCGCTCGTCGAGAATGCGGCGAAGCAACTGGTCGTTCTGGAAGGCGTCGATCGGGACGATTTCTTCGAGGCGGACGAACGTCTTCTCAAGCTTGCAAAAACCCACACCGCGCGGCTGCCTTTCGACCACATCGATGCCTTGGTGGTCGAGCAGATCGGCAAGGATATTTCAGGCGCTGGCATGGACCATGCCGTGACGGGGAGGGCCGATCTTCGATCGATACCCAATCCGCCGCCTTTCGTTTCGCGGATCGCGGTGCTTGGCTTGTCCAAGGCGACCGGCGGCAACGGTCTCGGCATAGGTCTTGCGGATTTCACGACACTCGACGTCGCCGCCAAGGTCGACGTGCAGCAGATCTACATGAACTCGCTGACCTCCACGCTCGTCGAAAAGTCGCGCTTCCCCATCGTGCTTGCGGACGACCGCGATGCCTTGCGTGCGCTGGTCTCAACCTCCTGGTCGAAATCCGATCCGGAGACTGAGCTCTGCATCATCCGCTCCACGCTTCATCTCGACGAAGTCCTGCTGTCATCCGCCCTGCTGCCTGCAATGCGCGCCAGCGCCAACTATGTGGACGAGGGGCCCCTGGAAGATCTTCAGTTCGACGAGGCGGGCCGGCTCCTCACCCGCGCCTATGCAGCCGATATGGCGGCCTGACATGAGCGATCGGGACAGGAAGCGGCTCCGTGTCGCCATCATCGGCTGTGGATGGGTTGCCGGCAGCCAGATCGAGCGGGGCTTTGACGCCCTGAAGGATCGCTTCGACGTTGCGGCGTGCTGCGATCTCGACGACGCGAGGGCCAGGTCCTTTGCGGACAAACACGGCATCGAACGAGTCGCGGGTTACGAGGCCATTCTGGCGAGCGACGAGGTGGACGTCGTCAGCATCTGCACGCCGCCTTCCATGCATCATGCGATGGTGATGGCAGCGCTGGAGGCCGGCAAGGACGTCATATGCGAAAAGCCGTTCACCAGCTCGTTGCGGTTGATGGACGAGGTCATCGCAGCCGAAAAGCGATCCGGACGCCGGGTGATGCCGATTTTCCAGTACCGTTTTGCGCCGGGCATCGCGAAGATCAAGGCGCTGATCGCGTCGGGTCTGTGTGGTCGACCCTATGTGTCTGCCGTGGAAACGGCATGGCTGCGCGGGCCGGCCTACTACTCGGTGCCGTGGCGCGGAAAGTTCGCGACCGAACTGGGCGGCGTGCTGCTCACGCAGTCGATCCACATCCACGATCTTTTCGCCTGGTTGATGGGCCCGATCGCCGAGGTGCGCGGGTTCAAGACGACCAGGGTCAATCCGATCGAAGTGGAGGATTGCGCGGTGGCGAGCCTTCGCATGGCCGATGGTTCTCTCGCATCGCTGACCGCCACGCTCGGTTCGGTTCGCCGGAGCACCCGCATCCGGCTCTGCTTCGAGAATATGGTCATCGAGCGATACTGCCGTGACGAAAACGCGATCCGTCCCGGTTACGAGCCATGGGAAGTGACGGCCGCGACACCGGAACTCCAGCAACAGGCGGAAGCGATCCTGGCTGCTGCGCCGGTCGGGCGCGAGGGCTTCGCGGGCCAATTCGAGGATTTCGCGGACGCCCTCCACCAGTCTCGACCATTTGCAGTGACGCTGGAGGATGCGCGGCGATCGCTGGAACTCATCACGGCTCAGTTCCACGCGGCCGAAACGGGCGAAACGGTGGCCCTGCCAATCACGGAGGAACATCCGCGTTACGATGGTTGGGTGCATGTCTGAGAAGGCAACCGGCGAGATGGCCGACATTTACGACTTCATCATCGTCGGTGGCGGAAGCGCAGGATGCGTGCTCGCGAACCGGCTTTCGGCCGATCCATCGACGCGGGTGCTCCTGATCGAGGCAGGCGAGGACACGCCCCCCGGCCGCGTTCCCGCGCCGATCCTCGACAGCTTTGCCGGGCTCGCCTACCTCAACGCGCGCTTCCTCTGGAACGATTTGAAGGCGACGACCGAGGCCTCTTCCCCGGACAAGCGTGATGCATCGCGGCCTTTGCGCAAATACGAGCAGGCGAAGGTCCTGGGTGGCGGGTCTGCGGTCAATGGACAGCTCGCCAATCGCGGTGCGCCGCATGATTACGACGAGTGGGAAGCCAAGGGGGCATCCGGCTGGCGCTGGGAAACGGTGCTGCCGTATTTTCGCAAGCTCGAGCGCGACGTCGATTTCGATGGACCGCTGCATGGGCAGGATGGACCGATCGCGATCTCGCGCGTCGACGAAAGCCTTTGGCCCGAACATGCCCATGCCATGGCGCGCGCATTCAAAGGCGCCGGGTTCGACTATGTGCCGGATCAGAACGGCGAGTTCGTCGATGGCTACTACCCGGTGGCGATCAGCAACATCTATGACCGCCGCGTAACGACGGCGATCGGCTATCTCGGCTACCGTGTCCGCAGCCGCGATAACCTGACGCTGATGACAGACACGCAGGTTACGGGTCTGTCGTTTGAAGGCCTCACATGCACCGGTGTCTCGACAGTGACCGGCAGCGCGCCGGAACGGCAATACCGGGCGCGGGAAGTCATCCTGTCGGCGGGCGCACTCCATTCGCCAGCACTTCTCTTGCGCGCCGGGATCGGCCCGGCCGACGACCTCAAGCAACTGGGCATCGATGTCCTGGCGGATCGCCAAGGCGTCGGCCGCAGGCTCATGGACCATCCGTCGGTTGCCGTTGCGGCGTTCATCAAGCCGGACGCGCGGATCAACGGACGGACCCGACGCCACCTCATGCTCGGATTGCGCTTCTCGTCGGAACTTCATGGCGCGCCGCACGGCGATATGGCGGCATCGATCGCTTCGAAATCCGCCTGGCACGATGTGGGCAGCCAGCTTTCCACCGTAAACATGTGGGTCAACAAGACCTTCTCGGAGGATGGCTCGGTCACCCTGGTCAATCGTGATCGGCGCACCGAACCGAAGATCGACTTCAACCTCCTGTCGGACAGCCGCGATCTCGACCGTATGATGCTCGGCTACCGCAAGCTGGCGGCGATCGTGCTGAGCGACGAGCTTGCGGGCGTCGTCAGCGACGTGTTTCCCGCAAGCTACAGCGACAAGGTTCGCCAGGTCGGTGCACTCAATGCGCGAAACCGTCTGGCGACCGGCATGCTTGCGCGCCTGCTCGACGGTCCCGAAAAGCTGCGCAGCCTTCTGATCAACACCCTGATCGTCGAGGGCGACCCGATGTCGGTCCTGATGAAGGACGATCACGCGCTCGAAGCATTCATTCGTCGCGCTGCCGTCGGCGTGTGGCACGCGTCCTGTTCCTGCCGGATGGGCACGCATGACGACCCCAA
This window harbors:
- a CDS encoding TRAP transporter substrate-binding protein, which produces MNSKLLLTTAISLVLSAGLAAAADVTLRVGTVYQTTHTISQGSAEFERLVEEKSDGAIDVQVFYAEELGSEREMAEMTRAGGLEMVLSGLPGTGSFVPQLEVMEAFYTYTDVEDLANVFNAISDDLNAFMEPQGFHLVGTMYQGPRNLLSKTPVRSLEDMAGLKLRIPQTPLFVALAQTWGATPTAISLGEVYTSLESGVIDAVDGTSETIVSSKFFERAGYLTLTRHNFYPQPMVANKAWWDGLSDEHRQIIEEAAAEAGEFQLGLHKAADEAAMQAMVDGGVEIIEVDIAPFREPVLAAMDEYVKSKGDDVYAVYQKMLEASSAE
- a CDS encoding TRAP transporter small permease; the protein is MTSAYIKTLETLIILGLVAMVSLTLSSTLIRLIPGQGGIYWAEEVSRYISIWVVFLAGGLGIRYWIHLNVDIFVIMLPGRAQNWLMIFCLGLMLLFEGVLLWFGGTLTISNHAQQSASLQMPMSYAYAAIPVGAVIMIGETLRLIWREYTSQPREFFEAD
- a CDS encoding TRAP transporter large permease translates to MIPVLFSSFLILLLIGVPIAFSIGLASLLPIYLEGNLPLSLVISRMFGGIDSFPLMAIPFFILTGTLANACKMTDKIMDLAAFMVGRMRAGLAHCDIIASILFGGITGSAVADAASQGSVLIPSMKAHGYPAGYAAAVTSSSSVMGSIIPPSTLMIIYGYLTGVSTGKLFLGGVIPGILVGLTLMLVAHLEAVRLGIGVDHDARKRDWGNFLKVLRGSGPAMLIPIIILGGITGGFFTPTEAGVIAIGTILILGTFVYGGFTWERLRKALLNAGFTTAMVMLILATSTVFANLMTRARVQAEMIEFLQSVTVVPELQMALVIVALLGLGLFIDATAVLIMFAAPLAAVSAGLGYDPIHAGIVFVIACLIGGLTPPVGTLLFIGAGIARISIAEASKSILPFVVALIIATFVFMLVPPLVTWLPNLAFD
- a CDS encoding Gfo/Idh/MocA family oxidoreductase, which translates into the protein MLKFGVCGTAFWADNVHVPGLLANEDVELVGVWGRDAGKRDDLASKHGLRSFASFEALCDEVDALSFAVPPTAQAELAPQAIARGLHVILEKPLGPSLDEANAIVEGIRSRGTSAVCFLTRMFVDEVVDFVSEARKLQPVKGEASFRSNALLQGPYASSSWRQERHGALLDAAPHGMSVLVAALGPITDVSAEWAGDGTYSLFFKHAGEVTSTLDLNLRDTEVQFAERYAFANDRSVSLPKLAYDRKATFTRASEVLVEQVKLGSEQAQSQLGLALHLVAVAAAAQKSLAIGGNFQKVAPTDHRLEGAVNG
- a CDS encoding MmgE/PrpD family protein, giving the protein MAEDLAYGRLLAQFATQWRTRAMSDEVALKTRLHIIDTIAAIVSGSALEAGRAGRRYVESLGGREVASVIGTSIKAPIIEAALANGMAAHADESDDSHETSQTHPGCGVLPAVLAVAEEVGSTGQEFIEAVNLGYEMTIRFGEAMAPAMSFAKSSLSCHAFGPLFGAGFAAGYLMRFDEEKYLILLNYLAQEASGLTTWRLDEAHTLKSYVFAGMPASNGVKAAAFVRSGFTGSGDVLNPANRNFFDAFSDAMKPEKLYENLDGPCRILETDFKKYSVGFPIAAPISALESILDQHAVKPGDIQAIRIRYLDDWYKVIGDENRMPDLNLRYCMAVTILDGALTFAAAHDEQRMLDPGVRALGERISFLPAEPGQDRFEARLEVDVSTETLTASQGLFVLGRKENPMSVEQVHEKARELLEMVLDADEAQSVIDHVHALSEAPDISALIRTMTVCR
- a CDS encoding LacI family DNA-binding transcriptional regulator; this encodes MSDTAEEAKQVRKTRSRRSTQAGVKLEDVARLAKVSTATASRVINAPSTVTEKTRRRVEAAIAELGWIPHGAAQALASQRTRTIGALIPTLGHQTIATMLESLQQALGSGGYTLLLGRPDASEARTLDQAAKMVQNGVECLVIMGEDHPQELFTMLEQRKVLHVIVYTTGAFGRTNCIGIDNYDEMSNMVRYLIDLGHRSFGVIAANYAHNDRIRLRINGIQDTLAKEGIAVRPQHFKIVPQWTIGCGREGMRAIIEEPMRPTAVICTNDYLASGAVIEAKAQGLSVPSDISISGFDDIELARHVDPPLTTVDVPSREMGQVIANYVMNVLDGEEIALPIRVNAQLVIRSSTGAPRTTDI
- the larB gene encoding nickel pincer cofactor biosynthesis protein LarB — encoded protein: MPITENRANEPMPNDRPAEHLIDRDREARTGIAEAIFASGKSIEQLADILSEIKERRDSALITRLDPDKAEALSKLGLRLRYDRASSTARIGSGEPTLSKSLDVAVVAAGTSDMPVAWEALRSLEFFGHRSKLFADVGVAGLWRLLDRIDEIRSYRLIIAVAGMEGALFSVLAGLVQAPVIAVPTSVGYGVSAGGHAALTSALASCAPGIVTVNIDNGFGAAAAARKMLLIGQRQADVKDDRDLAVPPQAEQRGSSV